Proteins from one Rhizobium sp. WSM4643 genomic window:
- a CDS encoding TfuA-like protein produces the protein MKVLFVGPSLGSDLAAARAMSPSIDFRPPAAAGDILKAVRDGATAIGLVDGYFGDLPSVWHKEILYALEHDVAVAGGASMGALRAAECAPFGMIGLGSIFEDYESGRLLDDEAVALVHAPQELGWLPLSVPWVDFEPTIDALYASGEITPGERKKLLLAGRFLHFSERTYAKVADECHFRKPRRDHILAAIRGSRVERKLNDARLVLDWLRRDKFLPVDRDWRFAATSHWELLHAEVTRNAVPVTLE, from the coding sequence ATGAAGGTGCTATTCGTCGGCCCGAGTCTTGGCAGCGATCTTGCCGCGGCAAGAGCCATGTCTCCTTCCATCGATTTCCGGCCGCCGGCCGCCGCCGGCGACATCCTGAAGGCCGTTCGGGACGGCGCCACCGCGATCGGCCTCGTCGACGGCTATTTCGGCGATCTGCCTTCGGTCTGGCACAAGGAAATATTGTACGCACTCGAACATGATGTCGCCGTTGCCGGCGGGGCCAGCATGGGAGCGCTCAGGGCAGCCGAATGTGCCCCCTTCGGTATGATCGGGCTCGGCTCGATCTTCGAAGATTACGAGTCCGGACGGCTGCTCGACGATGAGGCCGTCGCACTGGTGCATGCACCGCAGGAGCTCGGCTGGCTGCCGCTTTCCGTTCCCTGGGTCGATTTCGAGCCGACGATCGATGCGCTTTACGCCAGCGGAGAGATTACGCCCGGCGAGCGCAAGAAGCTGCTGCTGGCCGGCCGGTTTCTGCATTTCTCCGAGCGCACCTATGCGAAGGTGGCCGACGAGTGCCATTTCCGCAAACCGCGCCGCGATCATATCCTCGCCGCTATCCGCGGCAGCCGCGTCGAGCGCAAGCTCAACGACGCGCGACTGGTATTGGACTGGCTGCGCCGGGATAAATTCCTCCCCGTCGACCGCGACTGGCGCTTTGCCGCGACCTCACATTGGGAGCTCTTGCACGCCGAAGTCACGCGCAATGCGGTTCCTGTAACGCTTGAATAA
- the nadC gene encoding carboxylating nicotinate-nucleotide diphosphorylase translates to MNLVPLSRLIVEPLVRAALLEDLGLAGDITSASVIPRDHRSTVVMAARQPGVIAGLDAAELAFALVDPEIAMRRHLQDGDAVKPGDVIATIEGPSRGLLSGERTALNFLGHLSGIATVTAEIAAAIRGTRASVACTRKTTPGLRALEKYAVRAGGGMNHRFALYDAVLIKDNHVAIAGGVAEAIRRARAGVGHMVKIEVEVDTLDQLRDAMETGVDAVLLDNMTPDQLREAVAIVAGRAITEASGRVTPITAAAIAASGVDLISVGWLTHSAPVLDIALDFVEAAVATENSLKRIAQVL, encoded by the coding sequence ATGAACCTCGTTCCCCTTTCGCGCCTGATCGTCGAGCCGCTGGTGCGGGCAGCCCTGCTCGAAGATCTCGGTCTTGCCGGCGACATCACCTCGGCCTCGGTGATCCCTAGGGATCATCGCTCGACGGTGGTGATGGCGGCCCGTCAGCCGGGCGTGATCGCCGGTCTCGATGCCGCCGAACTCGCTTTCGCTCTTGTCGACCCGGAGATCGCCATGCGCCGTCATCTTCAGGATGGCGATGCGGTCAAGCCCGGCGACGTGATCGCCACCATCGAAGGTCCCTCGCGTGGGCTGCTGAGCGGCGAGCGCACCGCGCTGAATTTCCTCGGCCATCTCTCCGGCATTGCGACCGTGACGGCTGAGATTGCCGCCGCCATCCGCGGCACGAGAGCCTCCGTCGCCTGTACGCGCAAGACGACGCCGGGCCTCAGGGCGCTGGAAAAATATGCCGTGCGGGCCGGCGGCGGCATGAACCACCGTTTCGCGCTTTATGACGCCGTGCTGATCAAGGATAATCACGTCGCCATCGCCGGCGGCGTCGCTGAAGCGATCCGCCGGGCAAGGGCCGGCGTCGGCCATATGGTGAAGATCGAGGTCGAGGTGGACACCCTCGATCAGCTGCGTGACGCGATGGAGACCGGCGTCGACGCCGTGCTGCTCGACAATATGACACCGGATCAGCTGCGCGAAGCCGTCGCCATCGTCGCCGGCCGAGCGATCACCGAGGCATCCGGCCGTGTCACGCCGATAACGGCCGCCGCAATCGCGGCTTCCGGTGTCGACCTCATTTCGGTCGGCTGGCTGACACACAGTGCGCCGGTGCTGGATATCGCGCTCGATTTCGTCGAGGCCGCGGTCGCAACGGAGAATAGCCTGAAACGGATTGCACAGGTTCTGTGA
- the nadA gene encoding quinolinate synthase NadA, producing the protein MNYPVSASSLYERVSRVIPKAEWMTFENDVDAILELKRRRNAVILAHNYQTPEIFHGVADIVGDSLALARKAVEVDADIIVLAGVHFMAETAKLLNPGKTVLIPDLGAGCSLADSITPEDIALLRQAHPGVPIVTYVNTSAAVKAASDICCTSGNAKQVVESLGVPKVLMIPDEYLARNVARETDVEIIAWHGHCEVHELFTAEDVRQLRENHPGVTVLAHPECPPEVVAEADFAGSTAVMSDYVGRQKPARVVLLTECSMSDNVAVHHPDVEFIRPCNLCPHMKRITLANIRAALEENRHEVTVDPAIAVAARRAVERMLAI; encoded by the coding sequence ATGAATTATCCTGTTTCCGCATCCTCGCTCTACGAGCGCGTCAGCCGTGTCATTCCCAAAGCCGAATGGATGACGTTCGAAAATGACGTCGACGCGATCCTCGAGCTCAAGCGCCGCCGCAACGCCGTCATTCTCGCGCACAACTATCAGACACCGGAGATCTTCCACGGCGTGGCCGATATTGTCGGCGACAGCCTGGCACTTGCCCGCAAGGCGGTCGAGGTTGATGCCGATATCATCGTGCTTGCCGGCGTGCATTTCATGGCCGAGACCGCCAAGCTGCTGAACCCCGGGAAAACCGTGTTGATCCCGGATCTCGGCGCCGGCTGTTCGCTGGCGGATTCGATCACGCCCGAGGATATCGCGCTGCTGCGCCAGGCCCATCCAGGCGTGCCCATCGTCACCTATGTCAATACCTCGGCCGCAGTGAAGGCTGCCTCCGACATCTGCTGCACCTCGGGCAATGCCAAGCAGGTAGTAGAATCGCTCGGTGTGCCGAAGGTGTTGATGATCCCGGATGAATATCTCGCCCGCAACGTCGCCCGCGAGACTGACGTCGAGATCATCGCCTGGCATGGCCATTGCGAAGTGCATGAACTCTTCACCGCCGAGGACGTGCGCCAGCTGCGCGAAAACCATCCAGGCGTAACCGTGCTCGCCCATCCCGAATGCCCGCCCGAGGTGGTGGCCGAAGCTGATTTCGCCGGGTCTACCGCCGTCATGTCGGACTATGTCGGTAGGCAGAAGCCGGCGCGCGTCGTGCTGCTCACCGAATGCTCGATGAGCGACAATGTCGCCGTGCACCATCCCGATGTCGAGTTCATTCGCCCCTGCAATCTCTGCCCGCATATGAAGCGGATCACGCTCGCCAATATCCGCGCGGCCCTCGAGGAAAACCGCCACGAGGTCACCGTCGATCCGGCAATTGCGGTGGCCGCGCGCCGCGCCGTCGAGAGGATGCTGGCGATATGA
- a CDS encoding L-aspartate oxidase: MTEILEQLSGRTVIVGSGLAGLMTALTLAPEPSVIVTRAALGAETSSAWAQGGIAASMGADDSAALHLADTLAAGDGLCDPTIAAGIITEAPAAIAALEQAGVRFDRNAAGEFSLGLEAAHNRRRIVHAEGDGSGAAIIAALIEAVMKTPAITVLEGFEARRILMDGEKVAGLLCATANGAVMLPTSKVVLATGGIGGLYDATTNPMGNFGQGIALAARAGAALADMEFVQFHPTALDSRRRPLALISEAVRGEGALLVNERGERFMARISGAELAPRDVVARAISAEIARGGRVFLDARAALGSRFAARFPVISSLCGEAGIDPAKDVIPVRPAVHYHMGGVATDANGRSSVPGLWVAGEAASTGLHGANRLASNSLLEAAVMGMRAARDISGMPAGATGTIFAERLPVAADASLVRPIVSRHLGVLRNAGAIQGAIAALLPLAEGNGPAADPAIVALLIAVFSSLRMESRGAHARTDFPLKLANANRRRMYLSDVLEIARATPPYALAPLFTLARSA; the protein is encoded by the coding sequence ATGACCGAGATTCTCGAGCAGCTATCAGGACGCACGGTGATCGTCGGCAGCGGGCTTGCGGGGTTGATGACCGCGCTGACCCTGGCGCCTGAACCCTCGGTCATCGTCACCCGCGCGGCCCTTGGCGCGGAGACATCGAGCGCCTGGGCGCAGGGCGGCATCGCCGCCAGCATGGGCGCCGACGACAGCGCAGCGCTGCATCTTGCCGATACGCTTGCTGCCGGCGACGGGCTCTGCGATCCCACGATCGCCGCCGGTATCATCACCGAGGCCCCGGCGGCGATCGCCGCGCTGGAGCAAGCTGGCGTGCGTTTCGACCGGAATGCCGCCGGTGAATTTTCGCTCGGGCTGGAGGCGGCCCATAATCGCCGCCGTATCGTCCATGCCGAAGGCGACGGTTCGGGTGCTGCGATCATCGCCGCGCTGATCGAGGCGGTGATGAAAACGCCAGCTATAACAGTGCTCGAAGGTTTCGAGGCGCGGCGGATTCTGATGGACGGCGAAAAGGTCGCCGGCCTGCTCTGCGCGACCGCGAATGGCGCCGTCATGCTGCCGACATCGAAGGTTGTGCTTGCCACCGGCGGCATTGGCGGGCTTTACGATGCGACCACCAATCCGATGGGCAATTTCGGCCAGGGGATCGCGCTCGCGGCAAGGGCCGGTGCCGCGCTCGCCGATATGGAATTCGTCCAGTTCCATCCGACCGCGCTCGATTCACGCCGCCGGCCGCTGGCGCTGATCAGCGAAGCGGTGCGCGGGGAGGGGGCCTTGCTCGTCAACGAGCGCGGCGAACGGTTCATGGCCCGCATATCCGGTGCCGAGCTTGCGCCGCGCGACGTGGTGGCGCGGGCGATCAGCGCCGAAATCGCCCGCGGCGGCAGGGTCTTCCTAGACGCCCGCGCGGCTCTCGGCAGCCGCTTTGCCGCACGCTTTCCTGTCATCTCGAGCCTTTGCGGCGAGGCCGGCATCGATCCGGCGAAAGACGTCATTCCGGTGCGCCCGGCCGTTCACTATCACATGGGCGGCGTGGCCACGGATGCAAATGGCCGCAGCTCGGTTCCCGGCCTCTGGGTTGCGGGAGAGGCGGCCTCGACCGGCCTGCACGGCGCAAACCGGCTTGCCAGCAATTCGCTGCTGGAGGCGGCTGTCATGGGCATGCGGGCTGCACGCGACATTTCAGGCATGCCCGCAGGCGCCACCGGCACCATCTTCGCCGAGAGACTGCCAGTGGCTGCCGATGCATCGCTCGTCCGGCCGATCGTCTCGCGCCATCTCGGCGTGCTGCGCAATGCCGGCGCCATTCAGGGCGCGATCGCCGCACTGCTGCCGCTTGCCGAAGGCAACGGCCCTGCCGCCGATCCGGCCATCGTCGCGCTGCTGATCGCCGTCTTTTCCAGCCTGCGGATGGAATCGCGCGGCGCCCATGCCCGCACCGATTTTCCGCTGAAGCTCGCCAATGCCAACCGGCGCCGGATGTACCTTTCCGACGTTCTGGAGATCGCCCGCGCGACGCCACCCTATGCCCTTGCCCCGCTCTTTACTCTTGCAAGGAGTGCCTGA
- a CDS encoding NUDIX hydrolase: MTIGFAHAELIAVLVAVTGDEPRVMTIRSGNALPSGPFEMGHRTLQSGLREWVQEQTEHPVGYLEQLYTFADRDRNNDIPGGRTISISYLGLVNEQSGAGRPGWHGWYEYFPWEDHRQGRPAVLDEIMARLGSWADADPARRDHRHRRADFTFGLDGGGWNEDLALQRYELLYEAGLVSEAGCGAEANLGRAMFADHRRILATGIARLRAKIKYRPVVFELMPESFTLLRLQRTIEALAGLTLHKQNFRRLIEQQELVEETGGTESETGGRPAKLFRFRHTVLEERALAGTKLPLSRN; the protein is encoded by the coding sequence GTGACGATCGGCTTTGCGCATGCGGAATTGATTGCGGTGCTCGTCGCGGTGACGGGGGACGAACCGCGCGTCATGACCATCCGCTCCGGCAACGCGCTGCCATCTGGCCCTTTCGAGATGGGGCATCGCACCCTGCAATCGGGTCTGCGCGAATGGGTGCAGGAGCAGACGGAACATCCCGTCGGTTATCTCGAACAGCTCTATACCTTCGCCGATCGCGACCGGAACAACGACATCCCAGGCGGGCGGACGATCTCGATCAGCTATCTCGGCCTCGTCAACGAGCAGTCAGGTGCCGGCCGGCCGGGATGGCACGGCTGGTACGAATATTTCCCCTGGGAAGACCATCGGCAGGGACGGCCGGCCGTACTTGACGAGATCATGGCGCGTCTGGGGAGCTGGGCCGATGCCGATCCGGCAAGGCGCGACCATCGCCACCGCCGCGCGGATTTCACCTTCGGCCTCGACGGCGGCGGCTGGAACGAGGATCTGGCCCTGCAGCGTTACGAACTGCTTTACGAGGCGGGGCTCGTCTCGGAAGCCGGATGCGGGGCGGAGGCCAATCTCGGCCGGGCGATGTTTGCCGATCACCGCCGTATTCTCGCGACCGGCATCGCCCGGCTGCGCGCCAAGATCAAATACCGCCCTGTCGTCTTCGAGCTGATGCCGGAGAGTTTTACGCTGCTGAGGCTGCAGCGTACCATCGAGGCGCTCGCGGGGCTGACGCTGCACAAGCAGAACTTCCGCCGCCTCATCGAACAGCAGGAACTGGTCGAGGAAACCGGCGGCACCGAAAGCGAAACCGGCGGCAGGCCGGCCAAGCTTTTCCGCTTTCGCCACACCGTTCTCGAAGAACGGGCGCTGGCCGGAACGAAATTACCGCTCTCCCGCAATTGA
- a CDS encoding 3-methyl-2-oxobutanoate hydroxymethyltransferase, whose protein sequence is MMKKHRRATVADLLAEKGKRQLTMLRVTSLEEADAAEKAGIDIVSVPPSLLGPVFREIAPTLFAIPGLEYGDHVSAEDYLRAAFAALKAGGDAVYCAASLQTIRRMRDEGIPVCGHLGLIPSKATWTGGFRAVGKTAASAAEIWRQTKALEEAGAFAAEIEVVPGDIAAAISSNTSMLMISMGAGSGCDAQYLFANDVLGANRDHTPRHAKIYRDFAAEHDRLQRERIAAFTEFAEDVRTGAYPEKRHLVGIDDAELEIFLQRLKSETGNS, encoded by the coding sequence ATGATGAAGAAACATAGACGCGCAACCGTCGCCGATCTGCTTGCGGAAAAAGGCAAGCGCCAGCTCACCATGCTGCGCGTCACCTCGCTGGAGGAGGCGGACGCCGCCGAAAAAGCGGGGATCGACATCGTCTCGGTACCGCCCTCGCTGCTCGGGCCAGTCTTTCGCGAAATCGCCCCCACTCTCTTTGCCATTCCGGGGCTCGAATATGGTGATCATGTCTCGGCCGAGGACTATCTGCGTGCGGCCTTCGCGGCGCTGAAGGCAGGAGGTGATGCGGTCTATTGTGCCGCAAGCCTGCAGACGATCCGGCGCATGCGCGATGAAGGAATCCCGGTCTGCGGCCATCTCGGATTGATCCCTTCAAAAGCGACCTGGACCGGCGGCTTCCGTGCCGTCGGCAAGACGGCGGCGAGTGCGGCCGAAATCTGGCGGCAGACCAAGGCCCTGGAAGAGGCCGGCGCCTTCGCCGCCGAAATCGAAGTCGTCCCGGGGGATATCGCTGCCGCCATCAGCAGCAACACCTCGATGCTGATGATCTCCATGGGGGCGGGCAGCGGCTGCGACGCCCAATATCTCTTCGCCAACGACGTGCTCGGCGCCAATCGCGACCACACTCCGCGCCACGCCAAGATCTATCGCGACTTTGCCGCCGAACACGATCGGCTGCAGCGCGAGCGCATCGCCGCCTTCACCGAATTTGCCGAGGATGTCAGGACCGGCGCCTATCCGGAAAAGCGCCATCTCGTCGGTATCGACGACGCGGAACTGGAAATCTTCCTGCAGCGGCTGAAAAGCGAGACGGGCAATAGTTGA
- a CDS encoding BTAD domain-containing putative transcriptional regulator, with the protein MCLCALAFRGENRDATDIRQMLTNRLCLLGRPRLLAAGKELPLPEKSYFLLAMLAAEPNFELDRETVRRQLWQSELPEKRAGSLRQLLARIEQSVPAGLPQLLAATRTHIGLADGWEVDVHILKQKGPLALEDGGLLNGELLEGVKSPTQGAEDWLTFERQRIDELRSAHLTRLVEIAEDRSDEEQITLARRLLELDPASETAYRALMRTYVRMNDPAAARQAYLKCKSQLKDDFDTEPEESTTALARELNLAPAAQATSGHPQSALNLSVNPVGQPRIIILPPESIFTDPLMERVGRALLEDVTIGLSQQRGFKVIAAHTSLEILSRSIDPSRAVPGPLDLSFDYAVYVTIQGRDEDVFATCRLTRTTTSEVIWAIELPLVMQKISESFAHLTRRIVSSLADTIERHELAMPIGEAPPSAYRLYLEGKRLIAQTDLQHLRQARKWFKSSLNRYEHFSAAHAGMSRALGMEWLIRGMRDKELLDEANGAARQAQQSDPNSGRAYRELGFVALYRRRFDESLEYFQQAQDLNPNDADILADFADALSHDGDFDRALELSRAAFKLNPLPPDYYYWNLGGIHFMREEYEMAIEALEPVKAKQATARLLAASHAMAGDTGKARNYARVVLENFPDFRSEDIRHFVPDRDPAYTEPLIQGLQLAGLP; encoded by the coding sequence GTGTGCTTGTGCGCCTTGGCTTTCAGGGGTGAGAATCGAGATGCGACGGACATCCGGCAGATGCTGACGAACAGGCTGTGCCTGCTCGGAAGACCGCGATTGCTGGCGGCGGGGAAGGAACTCCCCTTGCCGGAGAAGTCTTATTTTCTCCTCGCCATGCTCGCCGCCGAACCCAATTTCGAACTCGACCGCGAAACCGTCAGGCGGCAGCTCTGGCAATCGGAGCTGCCGGAAAAACGCGCCGGCAGCCTGCGCCAACTGCTGGCACGAATCGAGCAGAGCGTTCCCGCCGGCCTTCCACAGCTGCTTGCCGCGACCCGAACCCATATCGGCCTTGCCGATGGCTGGGAGGTCGACGTTCACATCCTCAAACAGAAAGGGCCGCTCGCACTCGAAGACGGCGGCCTGCTGAACGGCGAATTGCTCGAAGGCGTCAAATCGCCGACGCAGGGCGCCGAGGACTGGCTGACCTTTGAGCGCCAGCGCATCGACGAACTGCGCTCCGCCCATCTGACCCGGTTGGTCGAAATCGCCGAAGACAGATCGGACGAAGAGCAGATCACGCTTGCCAGGCGCCTGCTGGAACTCGATCCTGCCAGCGAGACGGCCTATCGCGCCTTGATGCGCACCTATGTCAGGATGAACGATCCGGCAGCGGCGCGTCAGGCCTATCTGAAGTGCAAGAGCCAGTTGAAGGACGACTTCGACACCGAGCCGGAAGAAAGCACCACCGCTCTTGCCCGCGAACTTAACCTGGCGCCGGCGGCACAGGCGACGTCGGGACATCCACAGTCGGCGCTTAATCTTTCCGTCAATCCGGTCGGCCAGCCGCGCATCATCATTCTGCCGCCGGAAAGTATCTTCACCGATCCGCTGATGGAGCGCGTCGGCAGGGCCCTTCTCGAAGACGTCACCATCGGCCTTAGCCAGCAGCGCGGCTTCAAGGTGATCGCGGCGCATACCAGCCTGGAGATCCTCAGCCGTTCGATCGATCCGTCGCGTGCCGTGCCCGGTCCGCTCGACCTCAGCTTCGACTATGCGGTCTACGTCACCATCCAGGGCCGCGACGAGGATGTCTTTGCGACCTGTCGGCTGACGCGGACGACGACATCGGAGGTAATCTGGGCCATCGAACTGCCGCTGGTCATGCAGAAGATCAGCGAATCCTTCGCGCATCTGACGCGGCGGATCGTCTCCTCGCTCGCCGACACGATCGAACGCCACGAACTGGCGATGCCGATCGGCGAGGCGCCGCCGTCCGCCTACCGTCTCTACCTGGAAGGCAAACGGCTGATTGCCCAGACCGATCTGCAGCATCTGCGCCAGGCGCGCAAATGGTTCAAATCCTCGCTCAATCGCTACGAACATTTCTCCGCCGCCCATGCCGGCATGTCGCGCGCGCTCGGCATGGAATGGCTGATCCGCGGCATGCGGGACAAGGAACTGCTCGACGAGGCGAACGGTGCTGCCCGGCAGGCCCAGCAGTCCGACCCGAACAGCGGCCGGGCCTACCGCGAGCTCGGCTTCGTGGCGCTTTATCGCCGCCGCTTCGACGAAAGCCTGGAATATTTCCAGCAGGCTCAGGATCTCAATCCCAACGATGCCGACATCCTCGCCGATTTCGCCGACGCGCTTTCCCATGATGGCGATTTCGATCGAGCACTGGAGCTCAGCCGCGCGGCCTTTAAACTCAATCCGCTGCCGCCGGACTATTATTACTGGAACCTCGGCGGCATCCACTTCATGCGCGAAGAATATGAAATGGCGATCGAGGCGCTGGAGCCGGTGAAGGCGAAGCAGGCAACAGCCCGTCTGCTCGCCGCCTCGCATGCCATGGCAGGCGATACGGGCAAAGCCAGGAATTACGCCAGGGTAGTGCTGGAAAACTTCCCCGATTTCCGCAGCGAGGACATCCGTCATTTCGTCCCCGATCGCGATCCCGCCTATACGGAACCGCTGATACAGGGCCTGCAACTTGCTGGTCTTCCCTGA
- a CDS encoding YcaO-like family protein codes for MSAFTDLETLAGDLKRSSAGVSDYHDRAVTPAQTLAAIRPHLREFGITRVGLLTALDVLNIPVAFATRPNSHTLSVFQGKGIDNDAAMTSAAMEAVETRIAEIAPADLTQATIDSMRAEHAAMIDLENVARCAPDEIGSSPIPWCTGLDILSGSSVFVPWWLVGLDHRGERPAGFEQSSDGLASGNTPSEAVLHGLCELVERDAWALTQLKSPERLKESRIDPASFGDAVIDVMTDRITRAGMKLLLLDMTTDIGVPAFLAVIMPGNLSDRVDARWSHVCGGCGCHPDPVRAALRAITEAAQSRLTAIAGSRDDFSPRIYQRLDRSAAMQQVVELCEGDGRMRSFQARHRRPATIQESIGHIADRLTATGIEQIVVVPFPHRALPISVVRVIVPGLEVDISGQYIQLGMRAVNTIRGAES; via the coding sequence ATGTCCGCTTTCACCGACCTTGAAACGCTTGCCGGTGACCTTAAACGATCATCGGCCGGTGTCAGCGATTATCATGACCGCGCCGTCACGCCGGCTCAGACCCTCGCGGCCATCAGGCCGCATCTGCGCGAATTCGGCATCACGCGCGTCGGTCTGCTGACAGCACTCGACGTCCTGAACATCCCCGTCGCCTTCGCGACGAGGCCGAACAGCCATACGCTCTCGGTGTTTCAGGGCAAGGGCATCGACAATGATGCCGCCATGACCTCGGCGGCGATGGAAGCGGTCGAGACGCGGATCGCCGAAATTGCCCCCGCCGACCTGACGCAGGCGACGATCGACAGCATGCGGGCGGAGCATGCGGCGATGATCGATCTCGAAAATGTCGCACGCTGCGCGCCCGATGAGATCGGCAGCAGTCCTATTCCCTGGTGCACGGGGCTCGACATCCTTTCCGGCAGCAGCGTCTTCGTGCCCTGGTGGCTCGTCGGACTCGACCATCGCGGCGAGAGGCCGGCGGGCTTCGAGCAGTCGAGCGATGGGCTCGCCTCCGGCAACACGCCGTCCGAAGCGGTCCTGCATGGGCTTTGTGAGCTGGTGGAGCGCGACGCCTGGGCCTTGACCCAGCTGAAATCGCCTGAGCGGCTGAAGGAGAGCCGCATCGACCCCGCCTCCTTCGGCGATGCGGTCATCGACGTCATGACCGACCGAATCACGCGCGCCGGCATGAAACTGCTGCTGCTCGACATGACGACGGATATCGGCGTTCCCGCCTTTCTGGCCGTCATCATGCCAGGCAATCTTTCCGACCGTGTCGACGCGCGCTGGTCGCATGTCTGCGGTGGCTGCGGCTGCCATCCCGACCCCGTGCGCGCCGCGCTGCGCGCCATCACCGAAGCGGCGCAGAGCCGGCTGACCGCGATTGCCGGCAGCCGCGACGATTTCTCGCCGCGCATCTATCAGCGTCTAGACCGGAGTGCGGCGATGCAGCAGGTGGTCGAACTCTGCGAGGGCGACGGCCGGATGCGCTCGTTCCAGGCCCGCCATCGCCGCCCGGCGACGATCCAGGAATCCATCGGCCATATTGCCGACCGGCTGACGGCGACCGGCATCGAGCAGATCGTCGTCGTGCCGTTTCCGCATCGAGCCCTGCCGATCTCGGTCGTCAGAGTGATCGTGCCGGGACTGGAAGTCGACATCTCGGGCCAATACATCCAACTCGGCATGCGCGCGGTCAACACCATAAGAGGAGCCGAATCATGA